The sequence TTTCAACAAAAGACAAACCATCAACGACTGAACGACAGTTACCTCAGAGCGGGGGCGGACTGTCGCCGGGCGGTGATGTCTCGATGAGTCAGCCCCGCCGTGACGGCAGCCCGAAAGGTACTCCAAGGTACGCTGCACTACGAAAGTACCCGTGACAAATGGGTGGCTACATAAGTACTATCAAGTACCACTCACTGCAGGAGGGATCCTACCAGAAATTGGAACTAGTGGACACCTGCGGGCACTCAGGAGTAACATCAAGGTATATCTTCAAAGAGAGGTAGCAGAGGGTAGTAGTATGTAGTATTCTCATGTAGAAGACTAGTAGTAATACACGAGGGTACCTTTAGCTCATTGTATGCTGCCACGTGAGTCTGAAAGATGCTGAATACCTGCGAGAGATCGATCAGCTCCGACACTCGATCAGCTGCTAAAGTAGCACATTGAGATGGTACAGAGAGCCTACAGTATCCTTGGTAGGACATTGAAGCTACAATTTGGAACAGCTTGGATGGTCAGAAAAGATTGGATGGACATGGAGATTCAATTCGGAAGGTTCAGATCCTCCCGTACGCAGTCCTACCATAGTAGTAGTACACTTAACTTCCCCTCTCAGCTACCTACCAAGTTCCATTTTTTTGCACTGCATAAAACTGATCATCATTGTTTCCGCTGGCAAGCATAGAGACAGCTACCCTTAGCAGGCCTGGGGCAGGTAATAGGGACTGATTGACAGGCAAAGCGGCATTTAGTCTGGGGCTTCTGCACAGCGGAGCTCGTGTGCAGGTTGTCGCAGTGGACCGAGGGCCCAGTTGCCGTCCAGATTGTAAGGCGGACTTGGGCTTATCCCATCACTTTCTTGTCCTccgtttctttctctctcattcACCTGACAGCTACCAGCTGGCAATCAGTCTGCTGAAAATTGACTCAATCgaatcttctcatcctcgggcGCCACCTAAATTCACACTCACCAGTCTTCAGCATGGactcttcatcatcaccatcacacGAGTCGCCTGTATATCAGTCATCCCAGCCAGCAACAAGCACCCTGAGCCATCGTCCCGCACCGGACCGTCCACCCGCTTCCTCTGGATCGGCATCTCCTCAAATTGGAGATGCCCCTATCCCAGACGACGCTCAGGGGGCTGATCTGCCCATGAATATGACAGCTTCGGTCATGCTCACCGGGTTGCCCCGCGATGCGCACCAAGCACTTGCTGATGTGGAGGTGATCGATGCTGGTAAAGGTGAGATGATCTTTCTCCGAGGCATTTCTTAGGGCTTGTTTTGAGTTCAATCTTTGTTGTGTATTGTTTTTTCCTATTCAGCATGATCTTTGAGAGATATGAGTCTCACCGTCCAACCGGCGTGGGCCGTACAGTGACCGTCCGCTTTCAGCCTCTGCCATCGGCACCGATCCTGAAGAACCGCGTCTTCAAGATCAGTGCATCGCAAAAGTTTGAGACAGTGGTCAAGTTCCTCCGCAAAAAGCTGGACTGCAAAGATACCGACTCAGTTTTTTGCTACGTGAACAGTGTGTTCGCACCCGGCCTGGATGAAGGCGTGGGTGGGCTTTGGCGAGTAAGCTTTCCCTTTCGTGGACGGGCCTGCTACGTGTCGGTGACAAACTAATCTGTGCCTTAGTGTTTCAAAACAGATGATCAATTGATTGTCGCCTACTCTATGACGCCAGCGTTTGGGTGAGTGCAATTGAACACGCAGGTGGACTATGTACAAACATCGAGGAAGGGGGCAGTCTCGATGGTATAAGACGGGGGTAATTGTGCACTATACAGTGGACAGAAAAGAGAGCGCTATTCAGAGCCGGTTCGTGATCTGCCATCATACAACCGATCGACCGTCTGCTCGAACTTTGACAGCTCCTCTTTCGTGATGGGGTATGTATACTCGGGCGAAGGGAATTGTCGGCTTTTGACCTCGTCGCGATACTGCTGCATGCCTCGTGTTGCCTCGCCCCAAACGTCGGCGTACTTCTTGACAAACTTGGGCATAAAACGACCCGGGGGGAAATTGCCCGTCATGTCGACTTGCACGAGGACCTGCCCCGAGCAGCCATTTCCGGCCCCAATGCCGATAGTCGGAATTTGCAGCTTCGAGGTGATCAGGCCTGCCACTTCGGGCGGCATCGCCTCCAGGACGAGCATGAATGCGCCAGCCTCTTGCAACGCCAACGCATCTTTGAGAAGCTGCACCGCACCGATGGCGGTTTTGCCTTGCACCCGGAACCCACCCAGGGCATTTTGCCTTTGCGGAGTGAGACCAATGTGACCGACCACGGGGATCCCTGCCTGAGTGATGCGCTTGACGGTTGGAGCCAGTTCCTCGCCTCCCTCGATCTTGACTCCATGCACGCGGCCTTCTTTGATGAATCGCAACGAAGATTGCACCGCCTGTTCGGGGGTGACCTCGTAAGAGCCCATGGGCAGATCGCCGATCTGCAACAATCATCGGTCAGCACTCAAGTTGGCAAACTTTGAGGGGGAAACAAGCTCGAATAGCATACAATGAAAGCCGCCTTTGCTCCCCGAGCCACGCTCCGACAATGTAAAAGCATCTCTTCCATGATGACCTCCGTGGTATTTTCTAGCCCCATGGCTACCATGCCCAGACTGTCGCCAACCAGTACCATGTCCATCCCCGATTCATCCGCGGCACGTGCGCTCGGGAAGTCGTGGGCGGTGATCATGGCGATCGGTTCTCCCTTTTTGTAGAGATTTCGCAGCGTGACCATGGTGACCTTTTTGCGTGCATTGGGTGTATTCGAGGTCGGCTCGGGTGAGTGGTATGAACTATGTCGGGTTTGGATGCGAGGAGCCAGCGCTGGGCGTAGATTgggcgatgaggaggagggtcTTGGACGAAAGGGGGACGCATGATGCGTGATCTTGCTCAAGGGAGACAGCGCAGTTGAGATCGTCCGCGCGAGTGGACGCAACCTCGCCGTTTGCGCGACCATCGTGGGAATTGCCTCCTTTGGAGTAGAAACTCGTGGGGCGGAGTAAACAATCCAGACCAAATAGTCTATTGGAAGCTCCGAAGGGTCAAGCTAAAATCAAGATTATGTCCAGTGAAAGAGGAAATGATGTCGCTGAGGGTCTTGAGAGAGCGTTGTTGAGACGATGAAATTGAAGCGCGCGGCAGGCTCTTTCACTCTTCAATAGCGCGGCGAGAATGACCTCACTAATGGATCAATGGAATCCCCAGGTCCAGCACCAAAGTCAAGCAGTAGGAACAAGCGAGGTCGAATTTTATTCACAACACCCAGAACATGCAGCCAGGTAAATTACTCTTCTAGAAAAGGCTATCCCCTTCCGACCGGACTTACGTGCTGGGTTATGCGGCGTAGACGGCAGCATCTCCAATTAAGGGAAGAAAAATCTAAAGGCGGAGTTGAGCATTTCGGACATGTCACGGGCTGTCGGCAAGTTACTGCCGCCGCAATTCACCAATAGCTCGGCTGTCCACGGTAGACGTTGAGACGGGGGCAAATACTTCCAGTGCCCAAAATACCTTCCTACCGTCTATGTAAGTTCTGCATCGGATAAGCCCAGACCCCAATGGTCATTAAGCTCGGCGTTGGACAGTAACCCCAGTTTGTCGAGTTCAGAACAAGGACCGTAGAAAAGTTTTCCccgcatttttttttcccgacCAAAGAGCCCCTGGACATGCGAAGATCACCCAAATAAGCAGTTTGAATCCACTGCACTTTTGGTACTACCCCCGCATTCTAGCCTCAAACCAGTAACCGTATGAACCTagacctttttttcccttcatTTTTGTGAAACGATCGAGTATTGTTATTACTCAATGTTCCATGACCACTGGCCAAATCCACCTGAGCTGTATCGCATACAATCGGCCAGCGGCTCACCGCCTGGTCATCTCATTCTCCCCGCGCCAGGCCAAATGCCGAGGCTGTTACTGCATTCGGACTAGGGCGGGGTCGGGCTTGGAGAGCTCCGTAGCTGCACACGCGGCATGCTATGAATTACGGCGTATTCGTGGAGAAAACCACTCCATCCATTTCGGACCAGGAAACAGATGGCTTGGGCTGCGGTATGTTTTGTGAGAGCACTTGGAGTGGGTTTGTCTAGATCCGCGTTGAAGGTTTCTATCGTGCTGGAGGCTCCTCCGCGAGTCAGCCTTGAGCCACACACAACAAAGCTTATCTTCGTAGTTCTTCCACGACCCTTTTTCTGACCGTTCACTGGAAGTTATAATTAAGACATGGAAATGCTGGTGGGCGGTACTAAATCTTTAAACATTAATGTGCCGATATTTACTCACGAGGGTCTCCATCGGGCAGTAAAGAGCATGATTGCTGTTCTCCATTTCATCATGATTCGAGCATCATCAAGTTAAACTTGAATTCCACCTCTTAGAACATCAACTACCTTGGTTTGAAAGTCCATCGCCAGCCCAGGGCCATCTTTCTCCCGGAAACCACTCGTGAGACAGGCCAAAACCGCCTTGGTGTAGCCTACACCCATCTCCTTTGGCAGTCCTTGCTCTGCCAATGCCACCAGGTCTGCAGCGACCTTCTTTCGGTTGGGCAGTTTCCCAATTCGAAGTGCTTCCTTGATCTTTGCGTCCATCAGGCGCGATAAAGTCACCCACAATCCGATCTCCAGGAGCACCACACCTAGCGCATAAAGGTCATGCAGTCGATTGAACTGATGCGTTGGGCGACCCTGTCTGTCAGGATGACGATACAGGTTTGGTTCTATCTCAAAGTCGGCGCGTAGCTCGGTGCCTTTCTCGACTGCTCGTGCGTATCCCCAGTCGCCGAGATACGAGACAATTCGACCGCCGGAACCCGAAATGTTCCGGCGTTGCTGATCAAGCCCCGCGGTGCTGACCCCCGTAGAATTctccaagaagagcaagattcCTCTACTCCAGATGTTCTTGTGCACCCACGCCGAGGCGTGAAGATTGGAAACAGTCTGCGCTAGACTGTGAGCCATGCTGAATCGGTCATTGAGCACTGGTTTCTTGAGCGGTTTGTTGCTCGCAGTGTCGATGGCATTGATGAAGCCATGCAGAGTGGTAAGAGAGGCGCCCTCGTTGGCATCGGCCGCCGGCAATTTGTAGAGGAACACGCTGCGCTCTTCCGCAGGCTGATCTATGAAGCCCAAGCACTCCAAAGCATAGATCTTGGGCTGGTCCAATGACTCCGAGGATGAACCAGTAAAAGTGGTGCTTTGCAGCAGCCACGCTAGATCACGAATGGGTCTCTTGAGTTCCTCAACCTCCTCAGCATCCAGGTCTTCGTCTTTCAGTCGGCTCTCATACTCACGGAACTCCACAACGACTTGCATGCTTTCGGAGCCACCAGCAGACCAGGTTCCTAATTTGAAATCACCAACTGAGGTGCCGATTTCAGTCAAACCTCCAGTCAGGCCCTGGTAGTCTGCTGGGGCCTTCGCCGCAGCGAGCACTCGTCGCTTCACCACAGGCTCCAGACCACTACTCTTGAGGCCCTGATGATCGGTCTCAGCCAGCTGAGCCAAGGTCTCCTGGGACATGTGCTGCATGATATTGCGCAACTGCGCAGACCATTGTGTATAGGTGTCCAGAATCTTttgcagcttcttcttgtcgaaGAGCGACCAGTCGTATCCTTTCAGCTTGAGAAGCTTGGCCTTGCTCTTGGCGCGCTCCAAGAGGGACTCATGTGTCTTGACCTGCTCAGACTCAACCACAACATCCTCGTTCGCAAGTCCGTACTTGGCCGCGACAATCTCATACTCGGCCAAAGTCTTGCGCATCTGCACGAGTAGAccatccaccgtctctgcAATAAAAGAATCCAGTTTCCCAGGGAGTAAAAGTCCATGCTCGGGATGGAAGAATATTCGCTTGCAGAAGAGCAGTGAGGAGATCTCGAGATTCAACTTGAGGCGAATTTCCGCCCGGTCATCATCGAAAGATTTGATGTCAGAGACGACACCTTGGATGAACACAGCAACCTGGTAGATTTGAGTGATTGCAGACGAGGCAGTCCCGTAAAAGTCCATCTTGCGCTGTCAAAGCTACTCCACCTTTGTCTCGCATCGAGGGCTACTTCAAATACACCAAGTGGAAGAAAACCAACCCGGCCGCGAGCTGAGAAGAATGGCTGTAAAGCCTCTGCCGTACTTTGTATCTCATGAACAGTCAGCACTAAGGCCAAAAAGGGCCCTAGCAGCGATGCGTTGTTTGCCAGCTATTGGCTGGATCATTGTCAGCCCCAATGAggcttttcctttttttttttttgacagcGTGTGCAGCTGAACCTTGACACGTGAGACGGATGTTGCGATTTTGGTTGAAGCTCTAAGAGACCAAAGTGAAATACTTGGAGTGCTTGCCATTCAAGAGGTCTCTTTTACTGCGGTATCCAGCGAACGCGCATGATGGCCGAAGAGTACGAGGACATTCTGGACTCTCTCGATAATAACAACAATTATTATTCCgggatcgatgatgatgatctctccTCAAGCCCACGAGTGTCCTCACACTCCACtgatcttgaagagctcgGTCTCGAGATAGACAAGATCGATATATCGTCCGAGGATGCATCATGGGTAGATCCTCTTGAGTCCGCAATCACAGCCACCCGCAACGGGTCGGCTTCAGTCCTGAGCACCCTCTCCCAGTTTACTACAATCCTATCGCAAACCGGAATTCATGGACCTCGTCTCCTTAAATCAGGCAATCTCGACGCGCAGGCTACCAAAATTGGTTCCGGCGGCCAATTTGTGGTCTTCAAGGATCCGATCTTCGAGGGACAGGTCATCAAGCGCGTCAGAGTCCCGCTCTCCACTAAATCCTCAGAACGTTTTGCAAGCAGCATCCAGTACCGTCAGCAGCTCAAGACGCTAGAATTGGAGATTTTGTCTCTGTGTAATCCTTTGCTCCGATCACATCCCAATATTACAAGCCTACTAGCGTGGGGTTTTGATTATCCCTCGACAGATCTGGCAGTGCCGGTTTTGTTTATGGAAGCCGCTATTATGCCTTTGGATGAGTTTCTTCAGGCCGAGTCGCGTTCGTTCGACATCAGATATCATTTTGCACTGGACATCGCGAATGGATTGGAAGCACTTCATCATCTCAGGATCGTACATGGAGACGTGAAACCAGAGAATGTCCTTGTCTTTACTGGTCGCGATGAAAAGGTGCCATTTTGCGCCAAGTTGAGCGACTTCGGTGTCTGTCTTGACTTGGAGGCTTCAAATGGACGTGTTGTTGCTACTGACTACCGCGGTACGGATGCCTGGCGAGCACCAGAATTGAGCAATGGCAAGCTCACCGACTTTGGTGACTTTGCAGTGGAGTGGATGTTCAAATTTGACGCATATAGCTTCGGGCTAGTATTGTTGTCGCTGTTTGCCAGCCGCGGCCGGGTTCCTGACTTGGGGAAAGATCCCCGTCAAATTTCAGAGAGGATATCTGGTCTATTGAGAGGCCAACAGGACATAGCTTCTGATCTTCGTCTCGAGCTAGGTAAGAGTATCAAAAGTCTCCTTGCGGAAGATCCAAGGGAGCGCAAGGTGCCGAGTGCAAGTATGCTGAAACTTGACTGCCCTGCATATGCTTTATGGTAAGCACAATCTATGAATTCTTAGGTCTATCACGAGAGGAAGTTCATTCATCAAGCAAACCAGGCTCGCATCAACTCAGTCGACTACTGTAAACAGTCATGTCGGCATTATTGATCCAGTATACAATAAAGGTCCACTTTTCTGGTACAGGCTTGATCAGAGCATTCGTACGGAGCTAGAGGTCCAGAATCAGCTCGGAAAAGAAAGCGATGGACCCCCCTTTGGAGGAGACGTCCTCTTTGGGATGGCCCAGACCATCACCGGAGAAAAACCATCCTATCTCGACCGAATGCTGACCTACCTGGAAGATGCTGTGAAGACGGGATATTCACCAGCAAGAGCTGTATATGCGCAGATCATGACAGCGCATCGTCGTTCGCCCGGTTTTAGTGCCACCGAGTTGGAGAGATGGGCTTTGCAAGCAGTGTCAGAGGGATACTTCTTCGCAGACACAGCCCGAtacgaaaaggaaaaaattGAAATTGCCAAAAAGAAGTTCCGAAACCACGGAGGGTTCTGCTCAGATCCCTTCTTGCTCAAGAAAGAGGCCAGAGCGGCCTTGGACGGAAATACGGCAGCGGAATGGGTAGCAACGAATGGTGCTGTCGTCGACCGGATTGGTAACACGCTTCTACATGCTGCTGCTACCCTTGGAGCACTTGGTGCGATAGAGAGCCTGTTGAATTCCGAAGGAGTGGATATCGATGCGAAGAATGACAACGGCGAGACACCCTTATACAAGGCTTTTCAGGCTGGACAGTCTGAAGCAATCGATCTTCTGCTACGCCGAGGAGCTAGTCCAGGCACCAAAACTCAGCAAAACCTCACGCCACTTCATTGGTTGTTCATGATTCCCGATTGCTCAATTGAAAGAATTGCGAAAGTCATGGTTGATGGCGGCGCGAACGTTAATGCTGTTGTCGAGCCAGCCGTGAAAGATAACAGTGGCGGGTTCCAAGAGAAGATCCAGATATTTCATTAGTAAGTCAAGATGTTCTTTTCGGGTGGTGAAATGGAAGCTAATGATATACCTGTCGATCAAGTCCCTTTGAGCTTCCACACGGTACACCATTGCACTGGGCTTGCTTCTTTCGGCATAAACCAGCAATGGACACGCTCCTGTCTCTCGGGGCAGACATCAACGCATTTTACCACGGAGGCGACTCTTCATCTACGCCTTTGGCTTTGATTACTTATTTTGGCGAGGCAGATCTCGTCCGATACTTGATATCGAATGGAGCCGATGGCACACTACTTGACTCAATGGGACGGAATCCCCTCCATGGAATTTCGAAGTACTTTCCTGATCGACATGGCTATCTCCCTTATCATTGGCATTACTGGATTCGTCATGGGGACTGGGAAACCCATCAggcgaagatgatggagttgATTCAGACTCTGACGGATTCTGGTGCGGATGTCAACGCAAAAGACAAAGGCTACCCTCCTTTGACGCCAACAGCTGCTGCCGCCGAACTGGGCGTTTGGAACGGAGGTGCTATTAGCGCCTTCTTAAAGGCTGGAGCCGATATAGAGACATCGCTTCTCTCCGCTGGCGACACAATACTTCATACATGGGTGTCAATCGTAGCGCCTCGATTGGACTATCCCGAATCATACCTGTCGACTCTTCAAACTATTGTCGCAGCCATACCCGACATCGATATTCGCAATAGATTCGACGAAGACACTCCCCTACATCTACTAGCCACGACCTACCACGATGAGGCCGAATTTGAAGCAGCGTATGAGATTATGGCCGGTCACTGCAAGCCTCCAGACCTCAATGCAAAGAACCGCCGAGGGCAGACTCCACTGTCCATAGCACTCGAGACGAATCTGGATCCCGCACGACGAGGTCGCTTCCTACTCGAGAAGGGTGCCGACCCTCGTATCCTTCATATTCGAGGTCGAGACATCCTCTATTCAATTGTCGATAACGCTACTCTCGCGGACGAACCCACCTGCGACTTGATCCGCACATTCTTACTCCATCTCGATCCCAACATCCACAGAGCATATGAGACTCATTTCCTCCCCAATACGAAATGCCACGAAACCCTGATTGCAGCCGCAAGCCGTGGGAAACCATCAACAGTGCAGCTTCTTCTCACCCTCGGACTCGTCAAACACATCAACCAAACCGACGAATCCAAATCCCCTCCCTGGACGGCCCTCGATCAAGCCCTCCACTCGGCAGAAATCAGCCGTCGCGCTCACATCCAAAAATTAGTCTCTTACAGAGCAGGTTCAGCCCGAAAAAAGGCACTAGAGTCTCATCTCGTCTACGAGACCACTCAAGGGCCCCCACATCGCGCAGCAGAAGCTTACATGTGCTTCCCAGAAGTAATTCGGACCCTGCGCGCCGCAGGTGCAAAGAGAACCTGTGAAATTCAGGGACTTTCGAGTGGTGATTATATCCAACAGCCTCGTGAATTTGATGAGACTGAGATGAGTCAGTACAAGTTCACGTCGGAGACGCAGCCAAACAGGGAGATGTGGCAGATTCTGTATGATTCGGCGAAATACAGTGGCCGGGGATGGTGGAATAAGTTGACTGGTGGGGTTTTCAGTGTCAAGAATTGACGTTTTGAAGGGCTCGGGCTCTTTTTTCTGGTCATTGGTGAGGACGAATAACTTGACTCAAACTATTTGACGTTTTTTGGTTGAGACGCGAGCTATGCAGTTTCGGTAAACACCGCGAACTTGGCACCGAACCCATACAGATGTGACTAAGGAGGTAGCTCGCTCGTGCATACAGGTACGAGCAAAGCAACCT comes from Penicillium oxalicum strain HP7-1 chromosome I, whole genome shotgun sequence and encodes:
- a CDS encoding Ubiquitin-like protein ATG12, yielding MDSSSSPSHESPVYQSSQPATSTLSHRPAPDRPPASSGSASPQIGDAPIPDDAQGADLPMNMTASVMLTGLPRDAHQALADVEVIDAGKVTVRFQPLPSAPILKNRVFKISASQKFETVVKFLRKKLDCKDTDSVFCYVNSVFAPGLDEGVGGLWRCFKTDDQLIVAYSMTPAFG
- a CDS encoding 3-methyl-2-oxobutanoate hydroxymethyltransferase, whose translation is MVAQTARLRPLARTISTALSPLSKITHHASPFRPRPSSSSPNLRPALAPRIQTRHSSYHSPEPTSNTPNARKKVTMVTLRNLYKKGEPIAMITAHDFPSARAADESGMDMVLVGDSLGMVAMGLENTTEVIMEEMLLHCRSVARGAKAAFIIGDLPMGSYEVTPEQAVQSSLRFIKEGRVHGVKIEGGEELAPTVKRITQAGIPVVGHIGLTPQRQNALGGFRVQGKTAIGAVQLLKDALALQEAGAFMLVLEAMPPEVAGLITSKLQIPTIGIGAGNGCSGQVLVQVDMTGNFPPGRFMPKFVKKYADVWGEATRGMQQYRDEVKSRQFPSPEYTYPITKEELSKFEQTVDRLYDGRSRTGSE